The proteins below are encoded in one region of Enhydrobacter sp.:
- a CDS encoding hemerythrin domain-containing protein — protein sequence MSRKVDVRRRRFFGMAAICGFAPGLPAFADERGKGLGTTAESETPVPPTEDLMREHGVLRRILLIYESGARRLGQGEDMESSVFLQTAETMRDFVHDYHEKLEENHLFPRFKKAGRMVPLVEVLTTQHAAGRKLTDKILQIAPTARTDSGRRKTMIDAMEASIVLYRPHAAREDTDVFPTVRSLVTPDEFDALGETFEREEKSRFGADGFEMMAKKVEAIEKRIGIHDLSRYTPRI from the coding sequence ATGAGCAGGAAGGTCGATGTGCGCCGGCGGCGATTTTTCGGCATGGCCGCAATTTGCGGGTTCGCTCCCGGCCTGCCGGCTTTCGCGGACGAGCGCGGCAAGGGACTCGGCACCACGGCCGAATCCGAGACTCCGGTTCCGCCGACCGAGGATCTGATGCGCGAGCACGGCGTGCTGCGGCGCATCCTGCTCATCTACGAATCGGGAGCGCGCCGCCTTGGCCAGGGCGAGGACATGGAGTCGTCCGTCTTCCTGCAGACGGCGGAGACGATGCGCGACTTCGTCCACGACTATCACGAGAAGCTCGAGGAGAATCACCTCTTCCCGCGCTTCAAGAAAGCGGGCCGCATGGTGCCTCTCGTGGAGGTGCTGACCACGCAGCATGCGGCAGGGAGGAAGCTCACCGACAAGATCCTGCAGATCGCTCCGACCGCGCGCACCGACAGCGGCCGCCGCAAGACCATGATCGACGCCATGGAGGCGTCGATCGTGCTCTACCGGCCGCATGCGGCGCGCGAGGATACCGATGTCTTTCCGACGGTCCGCAGTCTCGTCACGCCCGACGAGTTCGATGCGCTCGGCGAGACCTTCGAGAGGGAAGAGAAATCCAGGTTCGGCGCCGACGGCTTCGAGATGATGGCAAAGAAGGTCGAAGCGATCGAAAAGCGCATCGGCATCCACGATCTCAGCAGGTACACGCCCAGGATCTGA
- a CDS encoding Crp/Fnr family transcriptional regulator yields MAVQRKMAAKPVRDHPFTTRLNRSIELDDADMAALDLLLSRWVIAKKAKDLIVEGYEYRSLHIVESGFAIRYKLLHSGKRQIVNVIVPGDIIGFPACFYEDAVFSVAALGDMSLHPVPLDSFTDLCLNRPKIATALVWFAAREAAIYAEHVIDAGRREPLERLAHFLLEMLTRLQAVGCASERTFGMPLSQEGIGDVVGLSGPHVNRMLGELRNQGLVAVNGHQFTVVDMAALQILGEFRPAYLDRVPIRGRSLQ; encoded by the coding sequence ATGGCCGTTCAGCGGAAAATGGCAGCAAAGCCTGTCAGGGATCATCCTTTCACCACCAGGCTCAATCGCTCAATAGAGCTCGATGATGCCGACATGGCCGCACTCGATCTCCTGCTCAGTCGCTGGGTCATTGCAAAAAAGGCCAAGGATCTCATCGTCGAGGGTTACGAATATCGGTCACTGCATATTGTCGAGAGCGGCTTCGCGATTCGCTACAAGCTGCTGCACAGCGGCAAGCGCCAGATCGTGAACGTCATCGTTCCGGGCGATATCATCGGCTTCCCGGCGTGCTTCTACGAGGATGCCGTCTTTTCGGTCGCGGCCCTTGGAGACATGAGCCTGCACCCTGTACCCCTCGACTCGTTTACCGATCTTTGCCTGAACAGGCCGAAGATTGCGACCGCGCTCGTCTGGTTCGCGGCACGCGAGGCGGCGATATATGCCGAGCACGTCATCGATGCCGGTCGAAGGGAGCCGCTGGAGAGATTGGCGCACTTTCTTCTGGAGATGTTGACGCGCCTGCAGGCCGTAGGCTGTGCGTCGGAACGCACCTTCGGAATGCCACTGTCGCAGGAAGGTATCGGCGACGTCGTGGGCTTGAGTGGTCCCCATGTCAACCGCATGCTCGGCGAACTCCGAAACCAGGGATTGGTTGCCGTGAACGGCCACCAGTTCACAGTCGTGGACATGGCGGCGCTGCAGATCCTGGGTGAGTTTCGCCCCGCCTACCTCGATCGCGTTCCGATCCGAGGCCGGTCGCTCCAGTGA
- a CDS encoding DUF6306 domain-containing protein codes for MIAAPIAGQPEVIDFLNELLEAERAGARVALDTAWEAAEPAMAEIMQGIRRDEARWCAMLLRQIERIGGKPSPRTGPLHDEAMAIEDLRARVVFLNRGQGRVVRKLREMMPRLEDQALYADLAHMLSSHVANITIANSALG; via the coding sequence ATGATTGCCGCTCCGATCGCCGGTCAGCCCGAGGTCATCGACTTCCTGAACGAACTGCTGGAGGCGGAGCGCGCCGGCGCGCGGGTCGCGCTCGATACGGCGTGGGAAGCGGCGGAGCCTGCGATGGCCGAGATCATGCAGGGCATTCGACGGGACGAAGCCCGGTGGTGCGCGATGCTGCTGCGCCAGATCGAGCGAATCGGCGGCAAGCCCTCGCCGCGCACGGGACCGCTCCACGACGAGGCAATGGCGATCGAAGATCTCAGGGCGCGCGTCGTGTTCCTCAATCGCGGCCAGGGCCGGGTCGTGCGCAAGCTCCGTGAGATGATGCCGCGCCTGGAGGATCAGGCTCTCTATGCCGATCTCGCCCACATGCTGTCGTCGCACGTCGCGAACATCACGATCGCGAACTCGGCTCTGGGCTGA
- a CDS encoding PAS domain S-box protein, with the protein MAPDVDRFYRTFVNETPDAIIYADAQGRVGFWNKGAERIFGFSEAEMTGKPLDCIVPEPLRQRHRNGFSQTVRTGRTRYGAGDVLAVPALRKDGVRISVEFTIVPFRDRTGRILGIAATLRDVTRRFEEMKSLRKSAAAQ; encoded by the coding sequence ATGGCGCCCGATGTCGACCGTTTCTACCGGACCTTTGTGAACGAAACGCCCGATGCGATCATCTATGCCGACGCCCAAGGTCGGGTCGGCTTCTGGAACAAGGGGGCCGAGCGGATCTTCGGCTTTTCGGAAGCGGAGATGACCGGAAAGCCGCTCGACTGCATCGTTCCCGAGCCCCTTCGCCAACGGCATCGGAACGGCTTCTCCCAGACCGTGCGGACCGGGAGGACGCGCTATGGAGCGGGAGATGTCCTGGCCGTCCCCGCCCTGCGCAAGGACGGCGTGCGCATCTCGGTGGAGTTCACCATCGTGCCGTTCCGCGACCGCACCGGCCGCATACTCGGAATTGCCGCGACCTTGCGCGATGTCACCAGAAGGTTCGAGGAGATGAAATCCCTGCGCAAGTCCGCTGCCGCCCAATGA
- a CDS encoding carboxymuconolactone decarboxylase family protein → MAQDVYPAATRELAEKRRALAPETEKAFQAFSRQVFAEGALSAKTKQLIAVAVAHVTQCPYCIRGHTKAALRHGATRQELMEAIWVAAEMRAGGAYAHAALSLAAMEEESPPSSGG, encoded by the coding sequence ATGGCTCAAGATGTATACCCCGCCGCGACGCGCGAGCTGGCGGAGAAGCGCCGGGCACTTGCGCCCGAGACCGAGAAGGCATTCCAGGCGTTCAGTCGGCAGGTCTTCGCGGAAGGGGCGTTGTCGGCAAAGACCAAGCAGCTCATCGCCGTCGCCGTGGCGCATGTCACGCAATGTCCCTATTGCATCCGAGGCCACACCAAAGCGGCGCTTCGTCATGGCGCAACGCGTCAGGAATTGATGGAGGCGATCTGGGTCGCGGCCGAGATGCGGGCCGGCGGCGCATACGCCCACGCCGCGCTGTCGCTGGCAGCGATGGAAGAGGAGAGCCCGCCATCATCCGGTGGATGA
- a CDS encoding LLM class flavin-dependent oxidoreductase → MKRRAVKRQLHLNLFIQSRGHHEASWRHPAASPYALSDIGYYRDLAQRAEAGLFDSIFLADTLALMDTVGHAASNWLEPITALGALAMTTSRIGLIATASTTYAEPFNLARQFASLDHISNGRVGWNIVTTWLAAAARNYGGAGLVNHDERYERGEEFVQVAKALWDSWADDAVLDDRASGRYARPDRIRPIDHEGKFYRVAGPLNLPRTPQGRPVFVQAGSSETGRRFAARHAEAVFTAQMEKKTAQDFYADLKSLAATEGRPPEQMLILPGLSPLIAATESEAQRMVRELNDLTDPEVGRKRLSGRFGGHDFSHLPLDKPLAPEDFPDPQTVQAARSRTEVIVGLVRREKPTLRQLLAYLAGARGHFTTAGTPEQIADLIEDWFRDGAADGFNLMPPLLPSMLDVFVDEVVPLLQKRRLFRTAYDGSTLRDHFGLPRPSGRSD, encoded by the coding sequence ATGAAGCGAAGAGCCGTGAAGCGCCAACTGCATCTCAACCTGTTCATCCAGAGCCGCGGGCACCACGAAGCGTCATGGCGGCATCCCGCGGCATCGCCCTATGCGCTCAGCGACATCGGCTACTACCGCGATCTCGCGCAGCGCGCAGAAGCCGGCCTGTTCGACTCGATCTTCCTCGCGGATACGCTGGCGCTGATGGACACGGTGGGTCACGCGGCCAGCAACTGGCTGGAACCCATCACCGCGCTCGGGGCACTGGCAATGACCACCAGCCGCATCGGGTTGATCGCCACGGCATCCACCACCTACGCCGAGCCCTTCAATCTCGCCCGCCAGTTCGCGTCGCTCGACCACATCAGCAACGGCCGGGTCGGCTGGAACATCGTCACGACGTGGCTGGCCGCCGCAGCCCGCAACTACGGCGGCGCCGGCCTTGTGAACCACGACGAGCGCTACGAGCGCGGCGAAGAATTCGTGCAGGTGGCCAAGGCTCTGTGGGACAGCTGGGCCGACGACGCCGTGCTCGACGACCGGGCGAGCGGCCGGTACGCCAGGCCCGACCGCATTCGGCCGATCGACCACGAGGGCAAGTTCTATCGCGTTGCCGGGCCGCTCAACTTGCCGCGCACACCGCAAGGTCGGCCGGTATTCGTCCAGGCGGGCTCATCCGAAACCGGGCGCCGCTTCGCGGCCCGCCACGCCGAGGCGGTATTCACGGCGCAGATGGAGAAGAAGACGGCGCAGGACTTCTACGCCGACCTGAAGTCCCTCGCCGCAACCGAAGGCCGGCCGCCGGAGCAGATGCTGATCCTGCCGGGCCTCAGCCCGCTGATCGCGGCCACGGAGAGCGAGGCGCAACGGATGGTGCGCGAGCTGAACGACCTCACCGATCCGGAAGTCGGACGCAAGCGGTTGAGCGGACGGTTCGGGGGCCACGATTTCTCGCATCTGCCGCTCGACAAGCCGCTCGCGCCCGAGGACTTCCCCGATCCACAGACGGTCCAGGCCGCCCGCAGCCGCACCGAGGTGATCGTGGGTCTCGTCCGCCGCGAGAAGCCGACGCTCCGACAACTCCTCGCCTATCTCGCCGGCGCCCGCGGCCATTTCACCACGGCCGGCACGCCCGAGCAGATCGCCGATCTGATCGAGGACTGGTTCAGGGACGGCGCGGCGGACGGCTTCAATCTCATGCCGCCGCTGTTGCCTTCCATGCTGGACGTCTTCGTCGACGAGGTCGTCCCGCTTCTGCAAAAGCGCCGGCTCTTCCGTACCGCTTACGACGGCAGCACGCTACGGGATCATTTCGGCCTGCCCCGGCCGTCCGGCCGGTCGGACTAG
- the nthA gene encoding nitrile hydratase subunit alpha: protein MAGDDHDHDHGSELSEMQLRVRALETILTEKGYVDPAALDAIVETYETRIGPRNGARVVAKAWTDPAFKATLLADASQAVRALGHVSRVGDHLIAVENTPKRHNMVVCTLCSCYPWEMLGLPPVWYKSAPYRSRTVKDPRGVLAEFGVTLPKETEIRVWDSTAETRFLVLPMRPPGTEGWSEERLAEIVTRDSMIGTGLPKAEP from the coding sequence ATGGCTGGAGACGATCACGATCACGACCACGGCTCCGAGCTTTCGGAGATGCAGCTTCGCGTACGCGCCCTCGAAACGATCCTGACCGAAAAGGGCTATGTCGATCCGGCCGCGCTCGACGCGATCGTCGAGACCTACGAGACCAGGATCGGCCCGCGCAACGGCGCCCGCGTCGTCGCCAAGGCATGGACCGATCCGGCGTTCAAGGCGACGCTCCTCGCCGATGCCTCGCAGGCGGTCCGGGCACTCGGCCATGTCAGCCGCGTCGGCGATCACCTGATCGCCGTCGAGAACACCCCGAAGCGGCACAACATGGTCGTTTGCACGCTGTGTTCCTGCTATCCGTGGGAAATGCTCGGACTGCCGCCCGTCTGGTACAAATCCGCGCCGTATCGCTCGCGCACAGTGAAGGACCCGCGGGGCGTGCTGGCCGAGTTCGGCGTCACGCTCCCGAAGGAGACGGAGATTCGGGTCTGGGATTCGACGGCCGAGACGCGTTTTCTGGTGTTGCCCATGCGACCGCCGGGAACCGAGGGCTGGAGCGAGGAGCGCCTTGCGGAGATCGTGACGCGCGACAGCATGATCGGTACCGGCTTGCCGAAGGCCGAACCATGA
- a CDS encoding MerR family transcriptional regulator — protein sequence MTLQELSDALGVPPRQIRFMIAEGCLPPANSTGRAADAYDENHLAKGHKYVTLHRLGMKPQAIKVLMAFDDAIPIFQGHGLELRVDPSIAPGTIDLKAALSDITRALRVYLSKEKPS from the coding sequence ATGACCCTTCAAGAACTGTCTGACGCCCTTGGTGTCCCACCCCGTCAGATCCGTTTCATGATCGCTGAGGGCTGCTTACCTCCGGCGAATAGTACGGGCCGGGCCGCCGACGCCTATGACGAGAACCACCTCGCCAAAGGGCACAAATACGTCACGCTGCATCGCTTGGGGATGAAGCCGCAAGCGATAAAGGTGCTGATGGCATTCGACGATGCCATCCCGATTTTCCAGGGGCACGGACTGGAATTGCGGGTCGATCCATCGATCGCCCCCGGAACAATCGATCTCAAAGCCGCACTGTCCGATATCACCCGTGCGTTGCGTGTCTATCTGTCGAAGGAGAAACCGTCTTGA
- the nthB gene encoding nitrile hydratase subunit beta: MNGVHDMGGMDGFGKVEVELNEPPFHHPWEGRVMAMSRAVGANGGVNIDMQRFSRESLPPAVYLASSYYRKWFLALRQLLLDRKMIGIDEVAAGHSLRPSPPLPRGTFSLQDVGRVTARGSFQREVSASPIFKPGDVVRAKNINPVTHTRLPRYVRGHIGTIERINGSHVFPDSSAQGKGDDPQWLYTVVFSGRELWGAEADPTLNVSVEAFEPYLDPARRQHDDR; the protein is encoded by the coding sequence ATGAACGGCGTGCATGACATGGGCGGCATGGACGGCTTCGGCAAGGTCGAGGTCGAGCTGAACGAACCGCCCTTCCATCACCCGTGGGAGGGTCGCGTCATGGCGATGTCGCGCGCGGTCGGCGCCAATGGCGGGGTCAACATCGACATGCAGCGCTTTTCGCGCGAGTCCCTGCCGCCGGCGGTCTATCTCGCGAGCTCCTACTATCGAAAGTGGTTCCTGGCGCTCCGGCAATTGCTGCTGGATCGCAAGATGATCGGCATCGACGAGGTTGCCGCCGGCCACTCGCTGCGGCCGAGCCCGCCGCTGCCGCGTGGCACCTTCTCGCTGCAGGATGTCGGCCGGGTGACGGCGCGCGGCAGCTTTCAGCGCGAGGTGTCGGCTTCGCCGATCTTCAAGCCGGGCGACGTTGTCCGGGCGAAGAACATCAACCCGGTGACGCACACCCGATTGCCGCGATATGTCCGCGGCCATATCGGGACCATCGAACGCATCAACGGCAGCCATGTGTTTCCCGACTCCTCGGCGCAGGGCAAGGGTGACGATCCGCAGTGGCTCTACACCGTGGTCTTCTCGGGCCGCGAGCTGTGGGGTGCCGAGGCGGACCCGACCCTCAACGTCTCGGTCGAGGCGTTCGAGCCGTACCTCGATCCAGCCAGGCGACAGCACGATGACAGGTGA
- a CDS encoding nitronate monooxygenase translates to MATIETALTRLLGIQHPILLAPMGSAAGGKLASAVTHAGGLGMIGSGYASEAAIRKELAEAGNARVGIGFILWALDRNPSALDLALDAKPAAVMLSFGDPSPYTARIKAAGCKIVCQVQTLEQARQAASVGADVIIAQGRDAGGHSGMTRGTIGLVPAVVDAVGSIPVVAAGGIADGRGLAAALSLGAAGVSMGTRFTATRESMWDQAMKQKAVASGGDQTAQTRVFDIVRAAPWPAIYPGRALRNDFFDQWHGREEALERQQKDAEADYLAGPADDFARRVVWAGESVDLVRDIPSAREVIERIVDEAASVLQRGATLVRTG, encoded by the coding sequence ATGGCGACAATCGAGACAGCGCTGACGAGGCTCCTGGGGATCCAGCATCCGATCCTGCTTGCGCCGATGGGCTCTGCCGCCGGAGGCAAGCTGGCCTCGGCGGTGACACATGCGGGTGGCCTCGGCATGATCGGTTCCGGCTATGCCAGCGAGGCCGCCATCCGCAAGGAACTGGCCGAGGCGGGCAATGCCCGTGTCGGCATCGGTTTCATCCTTTGGGCATTGGACAGGAATCCCTCGGCCCTGGATCTGGCGCTGGATGCGAAGCCGGCCGCGGTGATGCTGTCGTTCGGCGACCCTTCGCCTTACACGGCTCGTATAAAGGCGGCGGGGTGCAAGATCGTCTGTCAGGTGCAGACGCTGGAACAGGCAAGGCAGGCCGCGTCGGTGGGCGCCGATGTGATCATAGCCCAGGGACGGGATGCCGGCGGACATTCGGGCATGACGCGTGGCACGATCGGACTGGTGCCGGCGGTCGTCGATGCCGTCGGCTCGATTCCGGTCGTCGCCGCCGGCGGCATAGCGGATGGCCGCGGACTCGCCGCCGCGTTGTCTTTGGGTGCTGCAGGCGTGTCGATGGGCACGCGGTTCACCGCGACCCGCGAGTCGATGTGGGATCAGGCAATGAAGCAGAAGGCCGTTGCTTCGGGTGGCGATCAAACCGCGCAAACCCGCGTTTTCGACATCGTCCGTGCCGCCCCGTGGCCCGCCATCTATCCAGGACGGGCGCTGCGCAACGACTTCTTCGACCAGTGGCATGGGAGAGAGGAGGCCCTGGAGAGGCAGCAGAAGGACGCGGAAGCCGACTACCTGGCCGGCCCTGCCGATGACTTCGCGCGGCGCGTGGTCTGGGCCGGAGAAAGCGTGGACCTCGTGCGCGATATTCCCTCCGCCCGCGAGGTGATCGAAAGGATCGTGGATGAGGCGGCCTCGGTGCTGCAACGCGGCGCTACGCTGGTCCGCACGGGGTAG
- a CDS encoding IS1380 family transposase has translation MPTECIADLFGFAPVERRAVVASFDGGSITPDAGGLLLGATDRALGLIDRLAGCFRDFRDPSLVEHAVRTLVGQRVYGLALGYEDLNDHDHLRHDRLFAVLAGKLTARRRDCAPVAGKSTLNRLELSGPGRSLYHKIDHDPAAIERLFVAVFVEAHKRAPSQIVLDLDATDDPLHGEQEGRFFHGYYDGYCYLPLYIFCGRHLLAAKLRRSNIDASAGAAEEVARIVAQLRRHWPRVQILLRADSGFARESLMAWCEANGVDYLFGLARNVRLAGEIEAELAAAQAESRRTGRPARRFKDFLWSTRDSWSSRRRVIAKAEWTHGEANPRFVVTSLKGGKARAIYEKLYCARGDMENRLKECQGELFADRTSAATMCANQLRLWFASMAYVLLCALRRIGLRHTRFAQASCGSIRLALLKIGALITISVRRIRLAMASAWPNQRSFKQAWISLAAAAR, from the coding sequence ATGCCGACAGAGTGTATTGCGGATTTGTTTGGATTTGCACCTGTTGAAAGGCGGGCGGTGGTTGCGTCGTTCGACGGCGGGTCGATCACACCGGACGCCGGCGGGCTGTTGCTGGGAGCGACGGATCGGGCGCTCGGACTGATCGATCGGTTAGCCGGCTGCTTTAGGGACTTTCGAGACCCGTCGCTGGTCGAGCACGCGGTGCGGACGCTGGTGGGGCAGCGGGTGTACGGGCTGGCGCTGGGCTACGAGGACCTCAACGACCACGACCATCTGCGCCACGATCGGCTGTTTGCGGTGCTGGCGGGCAAGCTCACGGCGCGCCGCCGGGACTGCGCGCCGGTGGCCGGCAAGAGCACGCTGAACCGGCTGGAACTGAGCGGGCCTGGGCGCTCGCTGTACCACAAGATCGACCACGACCCGGCGGCGATCGAGCGGCTGTTCGTGGCGGTGTTTGTGGAGGCGCACAAGCGGGCGCCGTCGCAGATCGTGCTCGACCTGGACGCCACCGACGATCCGCTGCACGGTGAGCAGGAGGGGCGGTTTTTCCACGGCTACTACGACGGCTATTGCTACCTGCCGCTCTACATCTTCTGCGGCCGTCATCTGCTGGCGGCCAAGCTGCGACGCTCCAACATCGATGCCTCGGCGGGGGCGGCGGAGGAGGTGGCGCGGATCGTGGCGCAGCTCCGCCGACACTGGCCACGGGTGCAAATCCTGCTGCGGGCCGATTCGGGCTTCGCTCGCGAGTCGCTGATGGCCTGGTGCGAGGCCAACGGGGTGGACTACCTCTTCGGCCTGGCGCGCAACGTTCGGCTGGCGGGCGAGATCGAGGCCGAGTTGGCGGCCGCCCAGGCCGAAAGCCGGCGGACCGGTCGGCCGGCCCGCCGCTTCAAGGACTTCCTGTGGTCGACGCGCGACAGCTGGAGCAGCAGGCGACGGGTCATCGCCAAGGCGGAATGGACGCACGGCGAGGCCAACCCGCGCTTCGTGGTGACCTCGCTGAAGGGCGGCAAGGCCCGGGCGATCTACGAGAAGCTGTACTGCGCGCGCGGCGACATGGAGAACCGCCTCAAGGAGTGCCAGGGCGAGCTGTTCGCCGACCGTACCTCGGCCGCCACCATGTGCGCCAACCAGCTGCGCCTGTGGTTTGCCTCGATGGCTTATGTGCTGCTCTGCGCCTTGCGCCGCATCGGGCTCAGGCACACCCGCTTCGCCCAGGCGAGCTGCGGCTCGATCCGCCTGGCGCTGCTCAAGATCGGGGCGCTGATCACCATCAGCGTGCGACGCATCAGGCTCGCCATGGCCTCGGCCTGGCCCAACCAGCGCTCCTTCAAGCAGGCCTGGATCTCACTCGCTGCCGCCGCCCGCTGA
- a CDS encoding nitrile hydratase accessory protein, translating to MTGDPEAARRVPEEVAGIPCDTEGPVFREPWEAQAFAMTLALHERGLFTWPEWAAALGAEIKRAQAAGDPDTGETYYRHWLNALEKLVSEKGIASAEAMARYHDAWNHAANRTPHGRPIELQAADFK from the coding sequence ATGACAGGTGATCCAGAAGCCGCCCGTCGCGTTCCGGAAGAAGTGGCCGGCATTCCGTGCGATACCGAAGGGCCGGTCTTTCGCGAGCCATGGGAGGCGCAGGCATTTGCCATGACGCTCGCCTTGCACGAACGCGGATTGTTCACCTGGCCGGAATGGGCGGCGGCGCTTGGCGCTGAAATCAAGCGCGCGCAGGCTGCCGGCGATCCGGACACGGGCGAAACCTACTATCGACACTGGCTCAATGCGCTCGAGAAGCTCGTTTCGGAGAAAGGCATCGCCAGCGCCGAGGCAATGGCGCGCTATCACGATGCATGGAACCATGCCGCGAATCGTACGCCGCACGGCCGGCCGATCGAACTGCAGGCCGCTGACTTCAAATAG
- a CDS encoding 5-formyltetrahydrofolate cyclo-ligase — translation MEPHGRDPEWEDEYASPPCFMHRTEPRSDQPALPDIGRQWADVKRWRKAERARLVKARLAIGPEDRRRFSESIARELDRLLGDVSGRIVGAYWPFRGEPNLLPWVEGLQARGIVCGLPVVVAPRAPLVFRQWRRRMPMTQGVWNIPVPAEGPSVVPDIVLAPVVGFDGACYRLGNGGGYFDRTLAALERRPYVVGVGFARLRIRTIYPQPHDVPMNAIVTEEGTTKRLATSSGC, via the coding sequence ATGGAGCCCCATGGCCGCGATCCCGAGTGGGAAGACGAATATGCCTCGCCGCCATGCTTCATGCACCGGACCGAGCCGAGGTCGGACCAGCCCGCGTTGCCGGACATCGGGCGCCAATGGGCCGACGTGAAGCGATGGCGGAAGGCCGAGCGGGCACGACTGGTCAAGGCGCGGCTCGCCATCGGGCCGGAAGACCGTCGCCGCTTCTCCGAAAGCATCGCGCGCGAGCTCGACCGGCTGCTGGGTGACGTTTCCGGTCGGATCGTCGGGGCCTATTGGCCTTTCCGTGGCGAACCGAATCTCCTGCCATGGGTCGAAGGTCTCCAGGCTCGCGGCATCGTTTGCGGCCTGCCGGTGGTGGTCGCGCCGCGCGCGCCGCTCGTCTTCAGGCAATGGCGTCGCCGCATGCCAATGACCCAGGGCGTGTGGAATATTCCGGTGCCCGCCGAGGGACCGAGCGTCGTGCCCGACATTGTGCTGGCGCCGGTCGTGGGATTTGACGGGGCTTGCTATCGCCTGGGCAATGGCGGCGGCTATTTCGACCGGACGCTTGCAGCTTTGGAGCGGCGTCCATACGTCGTTGGAGTGGGATTTGCCCGACTGAGAATCAGGACGATCTACCCGCAGCCTCACGATGTTCCGATGAATGCGATCGTCACCGAGGAAGGGACGACGAAACGACTTGCAACATCGAGCGGTTGTTGA
- a CDS encoding LysR family transcriptional regulator, with protein MDTELARTFLAVVTAGNFVNAAARLHVTQSTVSTRIRTLEDALGRRLFVRNKGGTTLTAAGRHFQKHAATLVRTVEQARHDVGVAHGFRASVTIGARFGLWEQFLTTLLPRLLRNAPDVALRAEIGLESDLMRGLIEGHIDIGVMYTPESRPGLKVEHLFDERLVLVSTERRARPGSGPEYVYVDWGPEFFARHGASFPDFQGAALTANIGWLGLQHVLQNGGAGYFPARLVRPYLACGKLAECAGAPAFSLAAYLVHPIDAETDVIGGILAAIRQAAEIERASFNPIRGKRRKR; from the coding sequence ATGGATACCGAGCTGGCGCGCACCTTTCTGGCGGTGGTGACCGCCGGCAACTTCGTCAATGCCGCCGCACGCCTGCATGTCACGCAGTCGACCGTCAGCACGAGGATCCGGACGCTCGAGGACGCACTCGGACGCCGGCTGTTCGTGCGAAACAAGGGCGGCACGACGCTCACCGCCGCCGGCCGACATTTTCAGAAGCATGCTGCCACCCTCGTTCGCACCGTCGAGCAGGCGCGCCACGATGTCGGCGTGGCGCATGGCTTCCGGGCAAGCGTAACCATCGGCGCGCGCTTCGGCCTGTGGGAGCAGTTCCTTACGACTCTGCTTCCCCGTCTGTTGCGGAACGCACCCGACGTCGCGCTGCGGGCCGAAATCGGCCTCGAGAGCGATCTCATGCGCGGCCTGATCGAAGGTCATATCGACATAGGCGTGATGTATACGCCGGAAAGCCGGCCCGGACTGAAGGTCGAGCACCTGTTCGACGAGCGCCTGGTGCTTGTCTCCACCGAGCGAAGGGCAAGGCCGGGATCGGGGCCGGAATACGTCTATGTCGATTGGGGGCCGGAGTTCTTCGCACGGCACGGCGCAAGCTTTCCCGATTTCCAGGGTGCGGCGCTCACCGCCAACATCGGGTGGCTGGGCTTGCAACATGTACTTCAGAACGGGGGCGCCGGATATTTTCCAGCTCGCCTCGTGCGCCCATACCTCGCTTGCGGCAAGCTCGCAGAATGCGCCGGAGCGCCCGCATTCTCCTTGGCAGCCTATCTTGTCCACCCGATCGACGCCGAGACCGATGTCATCGGCGGCATCCTTGCGGCGATCCGGCAGGCAGCCGAAATCGAACGCGCGAGCTTCAACCCGATCCGCGGCAAGAGGCGGAAACGCTGA